From a region of the Terriglobia bacterium genome:
- a CDS encoding SDR family oxidoreductase encodes MRVLFIGGTGNISIASTRLLAESGADLCLFNRGQRGCVFPEGVRQIRGDIRNPSSAEAALKGFEFDVVVDWVAYLPQHIETDVALFSGRISQFVFISSASAYQKPPSDFRITESTPLGNPFWQYARDKIACEQRLRCEYLERGFPVTIVRPSYTYGQTWIPCVVAGHEYTLVDRMRKGRKVIVHGDGQSLWTMTHNTDFAKGFIGILGRAAAIGESFHITSDEVLTWDQIYQEIGIAAGAKPDIVHIPSEFISAFDPDSGASLLGDKAYSAIFDNSKIRKFVPGFTASVSFGEGIRKSIAWFDADPRRKIIEENRNQLMDRIITAYLNAWPS; translated from the coding sequence ATGAGAGTACTGTTTATCGGCGGAACGGGCAACATATCGATCGCCAGTACCAGGCTGCTCGCGGAATCAGGCGCGGATCTCTGCCTCTTCAACCGCGGCCAACGCGGTTGCGTGTTCCCCGAGGGTGTGCGGCAGATCCGTGGAGACATTCGAAATCCCTCATCTGCTGAAGCTGCGCTGAAGGGTTTCGAATTTGACGTGGTCGTCGATTGGGTGGCTTACCTGCCGCAGCACATCGAAACAGATGTTGCTCTATTCAGCGGCAGGATCAGCCAATTTGTTTTCATCAGCTCGGCCTCGGCCTATCAGAAGCCTCCATCGGATTTCCGCATTACCGAATCGACCCCGCTCGGCAATCCATTCTGGCAGTACGCCAGGGATAAGATCGCCTGCGAGCAGAGGTTGCGGTGCGAGTACCTCGAGAGAGGATTCCCCGTCACGATCGTGCGTCCTTCTTACACCTACGGGCAAACCTGGATCCCGTGCGTTGTCGCCGGTCATGAATACACCCTGGTGGACCGGATGCGGAAAGGGAGGAAGGTAATTGTTCACGGAGATGGCCAGTCCCTCTGGACGATGACTCATAATACCGATTTTGCTAAAGGCTTCATCGGGATTCTTGGCAGGGCTGCCGCGATCGGTGAGAGCTTTCACATTACTTCAGATGAGGTGCTGACCTGGGATCAGATATACCAGGAGATTGGAATTGCGGCGGGAGCTAAACCTGACATTGTCCACATCCCTTCGGAATTCATTAGTGCATTTGACCCGGACAGCGGCGCCAGTCTTCTGGGAGATAAGGCATACTCGGCCATATTCGACAATTCTAAAATCAGAAAGTTCGTCCCCGGATTCACGGCGAGCGTTTCATTCGGGGAAGGTATACGGAAATCTATCGCCTGGTTTGATGCGGATCCGAGACGCAAAATCATCGAAGAGAATCGGAATCAACTGATGGACCGGATCATCACGGCGTACCTTAACGCCTGGCCCAGCTGA
- a CDS encoding ABC transporter permease produces the protein MTMQIKGFWIRLRALFGKNRAEREMRDELHFHLEMQIAANLERGMNAEQARYAALRMFGGVEQVKEECRETRGVRWLHESWQDLRHGTRTLRKNPGFTIAAVLTLALAIGANSAIFSVVYAHILMPLPYAAPERLVDISTSSIQRGWSRTPISAGAYFDLKELSRTLADVAAYQGLNLVLTREKESQAIVGASTTWNIFSTLGVAPALGRTFLSEEDQPGGPPVAVVSHGLWQKLYGGEQDIIGKSLPLEDKSYTIVGVMPPDFNFPSKGTQVWLPLALGSKRDRGASNLSCIARLSERTTLQQARAEIQAIGRRTVPASSKETGAWSTDLTPLQERDIKDLRTALLVLLGAVGCVLLIACANVANLQLARANLCGKDLAIRAALGATRLRLIRQQLMESFILSFAGGALGVLVAVWIMSLLVGLRPPELNRLDAVALNRPVLVFTLAASLLTGLLFGLLPAVRASRLRLVETLKEDVRTVAGAPSHRRLRNFLVVVEIALAVILLIGAGLMGRSLSRLLGVDRGFDMDNVLTMDLSLPASRYSDRHQKIAFYQELLQRMRSVPGIVAAGATTAVPTTGVQMAIQLQAKDRDESQPMMIPLDAVTPDYFRAMGLQLLRGRSFTEKDRQGAPQVVIINDALAQRLWGKHDPIGRSLKLAGVLAGDAGPWRTVVGVLANSKQFGLDMGDQPQLYFSYAQWPIGYLKLVVRTTTDPMKIVPALKNQLWELDSKVPVTDVAAMTDVVAQSVAQRRFNMFLLAAFSILSLLLATVGAYGVISESVSQRTHEIGIRMALGAERSEIVGMVVGQGARLALVGLALGLAGAFGLTRVIASMLFGVTATDPATFAGVALLIAAVSFMASYVPARRTTKIDPVVALRYE, from the coding sequence ATGACAATGCAGATAAAGGGATTCTGGATTCGATTGCGCGCATTGTTCGGTAAAAATCGAGCGGAGCGGGAGATGAGAGACGAGCTGCATTTTCACCTCGAGATGCAGATCGCGGCAAACCTGGAGCGCGGAATGAACGCCGAGCAGGCGCGCTATGCCGCGCTGCGCATGTTTGGAGGGGTCGAACAGGTCAAAGAAGAGTGCCGGGAGACTCGCGGGGTCCGGTGGCTTCACGAATCATGGCAGGACCTGCGACATGGCACCCGCACCCTGCGCAAGAATCCGGGCTTTACTATCGCCGCCGTGCTTACTCTCGCGTTGGCCATTGGCGCCAACTCCGCGATCTTCAGCGTCGTGTACGCCCATATCCTGATGCCGTTGCCCTACGCGGCGCCCGAGCGCCTGGTGGATATTTCGACGAGCTCGATACAGCGCGGCTGGTCCCGTACGCCTATATCTGCCGGAGCGTATTTCGATCTGAAGGAATTGAGCCGGACTCTGGCCGATGTTGCGGCCTATCAAGGGCTGAATCTCGTATTGACCCGGGAAAAAGAATCCCAGGCGATCGTAGGGGCCTCCACCACATGGAATATTTTTTCGACGCTGGGTGTAGCGCCGGCGCTCGGCCGGACGTTCCTTTCTGAAGAGGACCAGCCCGGAGGTCCCCCAGTCGCCGTGGTCAGTCACGGCCTCTGGCAGAAGCTATATGGAGGTGAACAGGATATCATTGGCAAGAGCCTGCCGCTCGAGGATAAGAGTTACACGATCGTGGGTGTGATGCCCCCGGATTTCAATTTTCCGTCCAAAGGCACTCAGGTGTGGCTGCCCCTGGCGCTGGGATCGAAGAGGGATAGAGGAGCGAGCAATCTCAGCTGCATCGCCCGTTTGAGCGAGAGAACAACGCTGCAGCAGGCGCGCGCGGAGATTCAAGCCATCGGGCGGCGAACAGTACCGGCGTCTTCCAAGGAAACCGGGGCCTGGAGCACCGATCTCACTCCCCTGCAGGAAAGGGATATCAAAGATCTCCGCACAGCCCTGCTTGTTCTCCTCGGGGCCGTGGGCTGCGTTCTGCTGATTGCGTGCGCCAATGTCGCCAACCTGCAGCTCGCCCGCGCGAACCTGTGTGGCAAGGATCTGGCCATCCGTGCCGCTCTGGGCGCAACCCGCCTCCGGCTCATCCGCCAACAGTTGATGGAAAGCTTCATCCTGAGCTTCGCAGGCGGCGCTCTTGGAGTTCTGGTCGCCGTTTGGATTATGAGCCTGTTGGTTGGCCTTCGGCCACCGGAGCTAAACCGGCTCGATGCGGTAGCGTTGAACCGGCCGGTGCTTGTCTTCACGCTGGCTGCCAGCTTGCTTACCGGACTGCTTTTCGGGTTGCTGCCTGCGGTGCGGGCATCGCGGCTAAGGCTGGTAGAAACGCTAAAAGAGGACGTGCGAACAGTTGCGGGCGCGCCCAGCCACCGACGACTTCGGAATTTCCTGGTGGTCGTCGAAATCGCTCTCGCCGTGATACTGCTGATAGGCGCCGGACTGATGGGGCGCAGCCTCTCGCGGCTCCTCGGAGTGGACCGTGGCTTCGACATGGATAACGTGCTGACCATGGATCTGAGCCTGCCCGCATCCAGATATTCCGATCGCCACCAGAAAATCGCCTTCTATCAGGAACTCCTGCAGAGGATGCGATCCGTGCCTGGAATCGTAGCCGCGGGAGCGACGACCGCAGTCCCCACGACTGGGGTTCAAATGGCAATTCAGCTGCAGGCAAAAGACCGCGATGAATCACAACCGATGATGATTCCATTGGACGCCGTCACCCCGGACTATTTCCGTGCCATGGGGCTTCAGCTTCTGCGCGGCCGCTCATTTACGGAAAAGGACCGGCAGGGGGCGCCCCAGGTAGTGATTATCAATGACGCGCTCGCGCAGCGGCTTTGGGGCAAGCACGACCCCATCGGCAGGAGTCTCAAACTGGCCGGAGTGTTGGCCGGAGATGCAGGCCCCTGGAGGACAGTGGTGGGAGTGCTGGCCAACTCAAAGCAGTTTGGATTGGATATGGGGGACCAGCCGCAGCTCTATTTCTCTTATGCGCAGTGGCCGATCGGATATTTGAAGCTCGTCGTTCGCACGACCACGGATCCCATGAAGATTGTACCAGCGTTGAAGAACCAGCTCTGGGAGTTGGACTCGAAAGTGCCTGTAACCGACGTTGCCGCAATGACGGACGTCGTTGCCCAATCGGTGGCGCAGAGGCGATTCAATATGTTCTTGTTGGCCGCCTTTTCAATTCTATCCTTGTTGCTGGCGACAGTGGGAGCGTACGGCGTCATTTCCGAGTCCGTGAGCCAGCGCACGCATGAAATTGGCATTCGAATGGCGCTGGGAGCGGAACGAAGCGAAATCGTAGGGATGGTTGTCGGGCAGGGTGCCCGGCTGGCATTGGTCGGGCTGGCGCTGGGTTTGGCCGGCGCCTTCGGGCTGACGCGCGTGATTGCGAGCATGTTGTTTGGCGTGACGGCCACAGACCCGGCGACATTTGCGGGTGTCGCCTTGTTGATCGCCGCGGTGTCGTTCATGGCAAGCTATGTTCCCGCCCGTCGCACAACAAAGATCGATCCCGTCGTCGCATTGCGATATGAATGA
- a CDS encoding DUF4982 domain-containing protein encodes MKRSFGFAIFSSRVPFCRYLLAGVALILWQVSVPGAVQTQSAPRERISFNADWRFTKDDPKEAAGKLAYSNIKDWATTTGADFTKDTNVAGKKRPAGNLGADVVYTKPEFDDKGWRPLSLPHDWGIEGPFKQEYSGSTGRLPWFGVGWYRKHFNVPEGDQGRQLYLDVDGAMAYANVWLNGQYVGGWPYGYASWRVDLSPYVKFGAENVIAIRLDNPPDSSRWYPGGGIFRNVWLIKASPVHVAQWGVYVTTPDAAKTVATANVRVTVDNRGEFGADVKLRSTIYAITSDGRKADKPEATSSPVTLQVAAGASATASLTSTIPNRVLWTMQKPSLYAAVVAVEQAGKNVDTYETTFGIRSIQFDPEKGFLLNGEKIKFQGVCDHHDLGALGTVINFRALQRQLDLLKEMGTNAIRTSHNPPAPELLDLCDRMGFVVMDEAFDTWRRPKTRNDYNLLFDDWHEKDMRALVRRDRNHPSVILWSLGNEVAEQGMGDPGAAIAAELARIVHEEDPTRPTTSACNSARPGSPFAAAIDAIGINYQGSRPSQSQPYGNYLQFHQSFPNVFVYGAETASTISSRGDYTFPVAAFPGAISGGRAQGADAATPPGQDVTRHQMSSYDLYYPSWATSPDTEFAAQDRFPFVGGEFVWTGWDYLGEPTPWGGRNDPSRSSYFGILDLAGFKKDRFYIYQARWRPDLPMAHILPHWNWPERAGQVTPVHVYTSGDAAELFLNGKSLGKKTKGQYEYRLRWDDVTYEPGELRAVAYKNGKAWARDVVRTTGPAVKLLMQADRTAIAADGQDLSFVTISITDKDNLLVPRSKNRIRLSVEGPGEIVATDNGDATSFDSFQSKERDAFNGLCLAIVAFKPGQSGTITIKTESEGLKATTITLRSRRR; translated from the coding sequence ATGAAGCGATCATTCGGGTTCGCAATATTCTCGAGCAGGGTCCCCTTCTGCCGTTACTTGCTGGCAGGCGTGGCACTGATCCTGTGGCAGGTATCGGTCCCCGGTGCAGTACAGACGCAATCTGCGCCCAGAGAACGGATCTCCTTCAATGCGGACTGGCGGTTCACCAAGGACGATCCGAAGGAGGCCGCCGGCAAGCTCGCCTACAGCAACATCAAAGATTGGGCTACGACTACCGGCGCGGATTTCACCAAGGATACTAATGTGGCCGGCAAAAAGCGGCCCGCCGGCAATCTCGGCGCCGACGTCGTGTACACAAAGCCGGAATTCGATGACAAGGGGTGGCGGCCTCTGAGCCTTCCGCATGATTGGGGTATCGAAGGCCCGTTCAAGCAGGAGTACTCGGGAAGTACCGGCCGGCTCCCGTGGTTTGGAGTAGGTTGGTATCGCAAGCACTTCAATGTGCCGGAGGGCGACCAGGGCCGGCAGCTTTATCTTGATGTGGATGGGGCGATGGCATACGCCAATGTTTGGCTCAATGGCCAGTACGTGGGCGGATGGCCGTACGGATATGCATCGTGGCGGGTCGATTTGTCGCCCTACGTGAAGTTCGGGGCAGAAAATGTGATTGCCATCCGCCTGGACAACCCGCCGGATTCTTCCCGTTGGTATCCGGGAGGCGGGATATTCCGCAATGTCTGGCTGATCAAAGCCTCGCCTGTGCACGTGGCCCAATGGGGCGTATACGTGACCACGCCCGATGCGGCCAAAACAGTCGCCACCGCGAACGTGCGGGTCACCGTGGACAACCGGGGCGAGTTCGGCGCGGACGTGAAGCTGCGATCGACAATCTACGCGATCACCTCTGACGGGCGCAAAGCCGACAAGCCCGAGGCAACGTCCTCGCCCGTTACCCTGCAGGTGGCCGCCGGGGCCAGTGCCACGGCATCTCTTACCTCTACGATCCCGAATCGTGTGCTGTGGACCATGCAGAAGCCCAGCCTCTATGCCGCAGTCGTAGCCGTGGAACAGGCGGGCAAGAACGTCGATACCTATGAAACCACCTTCGGAATCCGGTCCATCCAGTTTGATCCGGAAAAGGGTTTCCTGCTCAACGGTGAGAAGATCAAGTTTCAGGGTGTCTGCGATCACCACGACCTCGGGGCACTCGGCACCGTCATCAACTTTCGAGCCCTCCAGCGGCAGCTCGATCTGCTCAAGGAGATGGGAACCAACGCCATCCGCACCAGCCACAATCCGCCGGCGCCGGAGCTGCTCGATCTGTGCGATCGCATGGGATTCGTCGTGATGGACGAGGCCTTCGATACCTGGCGCCGGCCGAAGACGCGCAACGACTACAACCTGCTCTTCGACGATTGGCACGAGAAGGACATGCGCGCGCTTGTCCGGCGAGACCGCAATCACCCATCCGTTATACTCTGGAGCCTCGGCAACGAGGTCGCCGAACAGGGCATGGGTGATCCCGGCGCCGCGATCGCGGCGGAACTCGCGCGCATCGTGCACGAGGAGGATCCTACGCGGCCGACGACCTCGGCCTGCAACAGCGCCCGGCCCGGCAGTCCTTTCGCCGCGGCGATCGACGCCATCGGGATCAACTACCAGGGCTCCCGTCCTTCGCAGTCGCAGCCTTACGGGAACTACCTTCAATTCCACCAGAGCTTCCCGAACGTATTCGTGTACGGGGCCGAGACGGCATCCACCATCAGCTCGCGCGGCGATTACACGTTTCCGGTCGCCGCGTTTCCCGGTGCGATCTCCGGCGGCAGGGCGCAAGGCGCTGATGCCGCTACTCCCCCTGGACAGGATGTCACCCGCCACCAGATGAGCTCGTACGACCTCTACTATCCGAGCTGGGCCACCTCGCCGGATACTGAATTCGCCGCTCAGGATCGTTTCCCGTTCGTAGGCGGCGAGTTCGTCTGGACCGGCTGGGATTATCTGGGCGAGCCCACACCGTGGGGCGGACGCAATGATCCATCCCGCAGCTCCTATTTCGGGATCCTCGACCTGGCCGGATTCAAGAAGGACAGGTTCTACATCTATCAGGCCCGCTGGCGGCCTGACCTGCCGATGGCCCACATCCTGCCACATTGGAACTGGCCGGAGCGGGCAGGCCAGGTCACGCCCGTGCACGTATATACTTCGGGCGACGCGGCGGAGTTGTTCCTTAATGGCAAGTCCTTGGGCAAAAAGACCAAGGGCCAGTACGAATACCGCCTCCGCTGGGATGACGTGACGTATGAGCCGGGCGAGCTCAGGGCCGTGGCCTACAAAAACGGCAAGGCCTGGGCCCGTGACGTGGTGAGGACCACTGGCCCAGCGGTCAAGCTTCTGATGCAGGCGGATCGGACCGCGATCGCGGCAGACGGACAGGACCTCTCGTTCGTCACCATCTCTATTACGGACAAGGACAATCTGCTCGTGCCGCGCTCCAAGAACCGGATCCGTCTTTCCGTCGAGGGGCCGGGAGAGATCGTTGCCACGGATAACGGCGATGCGACCAGCTTTGATTCCTTCCAATCCAAGGAGCGCGACGCGTTCAACGGTCTCTGCCTTGCGATTGTGGCGTTCAAGCCGGGTCAGTCGGGAACAATCACCATAAAGACCGAATCCGAGGGCCTCAAGGCCACGACGATCACGCTCCGCAGCCGACGGAGGTAG
- a CDS encoding MFS transporter: MKPQLNLGYLLLICLVAAFWVYAGFSLVSALFVMAFVPETKGRTLEEIESSW; the protein is encoded by the coding sequence GTGAAACCTCAGCTGAATCTCGGCTATCTACTCCTGATCTGCCTGGTTGCCGCTTTCTGGGTATACGCGGGCTTCAGCCTGGTGAGCGCGCTGTTTGTCATGGCCTTCGTCCCTGAAACCAAAGGCCGCACCCTCGAAGAGATCGAATCCAGCTGGTGA
- a CDS encoding methyltransferase, with amino-acid sequence MDSRERVLTALRHQEPDRVPIDFSGHRSSGISAIAYARLREYLGLAKLPIRVYDPVQQLAIVDEDVLRCFQVDTIELGRAFALEDEWWTDWELPDGTPCQMPVWAKPEKENGGWAIKSRSRRTIARMPEGVLYFEQAHYPLAEGGDLSRLDDAFHESMWTAIAAPPGPIAAGPEGIRRLAQGAKRLRSQTERAILGLFGGNLLEIGQFFYGNDNFFLMLAGNPGRAHEFLDRLVEIHLQNLERFLGAVGTSVDIIVFGDDLGMQSGPQISPKMYWEFFQPRECILWRRAKEIAPHIKVKLHCCGGVRQLLPGLIEAGLDAINPVQISCRGMDPAELKREFGNRLTFWGGGCDTQNVLLRGTPAQVRDHVRRLMDIWRPGGGYVFQQVHNILAHVPPENIVAMFDTVKEA; translated from the coding sequence ATGGATTCACGTGAGCGTGTATTGACGGCTCTGCGACACCAGGAACCGGATCGTGTGCCCATCGATTTTTCCGGCCACAGGTCCTCGGGTATTTCCGCCATCGCGTATGCGCGGCTGCGCGAATATCTGGGGCTCGCGAAACTGCCGATCCGCGTTTACGACCCGGTTCAGCAACTGGCGATCGTCGATGAGGACGTCCTTCGCTGTTTCCAGGTCGACACCATCGAGCTGGGCCGGGCGTTTGCCCTCGAGGACGAATGGTGGACAGACTGGGAGCTCCCCGACGGCACGCCTTGTCAAATGCCGGTCTGGGCCAAGCCGGAGAAAGAGAATGGCGGCTGGGCCATTAAATCCCGCAGCCGGCGCACGATTGCGCGCATGCCCGAGGGCGTGCTCTATTTCGAGCAGGCGCACTATCCCCTGGCCGAAGGCGGCGATCTAAGCAGGCTCGATGACGCGTTCCATGAATCGATGTGGACCGCGATCGCTGCGCCTCCCGGTCCGATTGCAGCGGGGCCGGAGGGAATCCGGCGCCTTGCCCAAGGCGCAAAACGGCTGCGCTCGCAGACCGAGCGCGCGATTCTCGGCCTGTTCGGCGGCAATCTCCTGGAGATCGGCCAGTTCTTCTATGGTAACGACAACTTCTTCCTGATGCTGGCCGGCAATCCCGGCCGTGCGCACGAGTTTCTGGACAGACTGGTCGAGATCCACCTGCAAAATCTGGAGCGCTTCCTCGGCGCTGTCGGCACGTCTGTCGATATCATCGTTTTCGGCGACGATCTTGGCATGCAGAGTGGTCCGCAGATATCGCCGAAAATGTACTGGGAGTTCTTTCAACCACGCGAGTGCATCCTGTGGCGGCGCGCAAAGGAAATTGCACCGCACATCAAGGTCAAGCTGCACTGTTGCGGCGGTGTGCGCCAGCTGCTCCCGGGTTTGATCGAAGCCGGGCTGGACGCCATCAATCCTGTCCAGATCAGCTGCCGGGGCATGGATCCGGCAGAACTGAAAAGAGAATTCGGCAACCGGCTTACATTCTGGGGGGGAGGCTGCGATACCCAGAATGTCCTCTTGCGCGGAACTCCCGCGCAAGTCCGCGACCACGTGCGCCGCTTGATGGACATCTGGCGTCCCGGCGGTGGTTACGTTTTCCAACAGGTACACAACATCCTCGCCCATGTACCGCCCGAGAACATCGTTGCGATGTTCGATACGGTCAAGGAGGCATGA
- a CDS encoding DNA alkylation repair protein, with product MTPKTKILATAAADIRAFCAANANAAQAARYAKFFTEGYDPYGITKEVWEANRLRFYEQYRDRLGLSDFLDLGDILFKSGKYEEASFAITTVLPMRDQFTPETFQRIGGWLECGVRNWAHSDVICGDLLGPCLKSRVANLADMSAWRNSETKWKRRAVPVAMLVLLENGAKTEALLKFVRPLMEDKERVVHQGVGWFLREAWKRNPAPVEAFLTEWKDTAPRLIFQYATEKMSAAQKARFRRSSPAKRPAAGSRR from the coding sequence GTGACACCAAAAACCAAAATTCTGGCAACTGCCGCCGCTGACATCCGGGCGTTCTGCGCGGCAAACGCCAATGCCGCGCAGGCAGCGCGTTACGCCAAATTCTTCACGGAGGGCTACGACCCGTACGGGATTACCAAAGAGGTCTGGGAAGCCAACCGTCTTCGCTTTTACGAGCAGTACCGTGACCGGCTGGGATTGTCGGATTTCCTCGACCTGGGGGACATCCTCTTTAAAAGCGGAAAATACGAAGAAGCGTCTTTCGCCATAACAACAGTCCTGCCGATGCGGGATCAGTTCACCCCAGAGACGTTTCAGCGGATCGGCGGTTGGCTCGAGTGTGGGGTGCGCAACTGGGCTCACAGCGACGTGATCTGCGGCGATCTTCTCGGCCCCTGCCTGAAGAGCCGCGTGGCAAATCTCGCCGACATGTCGGCCTGGCGCAACTCCGAGACCAAATGGAAGCGCCGGGCCGTCCCGGTCGCCATGCTGGTGTTGCTTGAGAACGGAGCGAAAACCGAGGCGTTGCTGAAGTTCGTTCGGCCGCTCATGGAGGACAAGGAGCGGGTCGTTCACCAGGGCGTGGGATGGTTCCTGCGTGAAGCATGGAAGCGCAACCCCGCGCCGGTCGAGGCTTTCCTCACGGAGTGGAAAGACACGGCTCCGCGGCTGATTTTCCAGTACGCCACCGAGAAGATGTCTGCAGCCCAGAAGGCGCGCTTCCGAAGAAGCTCCCCGGCGAAGAGGCCGGCAGCGGGCAGCCGGCGATAG
- a CDS encoding C69 family dipeptidase, giving the protein MKSLKAKDLRTLAFLTIIIVTTGLFSIGWAQDSEGPDSCTSIMVGRLATTDGSVITCHTCDGNYRNWLNIVPHRTHPKGATNKIYWGTLHTETVDDMRGKLLKGEIPEVDETFAFMNVAYPCLNEKQLAIGETTIGGRRELENDDGLFLIEELERIALERCSTARDALRLIGELVKKYGYGDSGECITIADKKEVWQLEIMGGGPGEPGSVWAAARIPDDHVGVSANIPRISEINLKDPDNYMASDNVFSLAEKMGWWKKDEPFKFWKAYSGRRPFSDREFYILSTLAPSLNLKRDAEELPFSVKPAKQMSVRDVMKYYRETYEGTDMDATRNLMVPRRAGRGAAAGTDGSEMVKSPVASAWMGGDLINLLNTLKPGTVQAPRTIAIAGCAYSQIIQVRGWLPDEIGAIAWFSFDNPAQSPRIPIFSGVLSLPKSFEVDSQKKYREDSASWAFRKANRLATIKWGTTRRIMEGAVADFETRAFDELPAIEKIAQDMLKSDPSEQGRKKCQDFVTRYSNDFARAAIDKWNELADTFWGMFARGF; this is encoded by the coding sequence ATGAAAAGCCTGAAAGCCAAGGATTTGCGAACCCTGGCGTTTTTGACGATTATCATCGTCACTACCGGCCTGTTCTCGATAGGGTGGGCGCAGGACAGTGAAGGTCCGGATTCCTGTACCAGCATCATGGTAGGCCGTCTGGCGACTACCGACGGCTCGGTCATCACCTGCCACACCTGTGACGGGAATTACCGGAACTGGTTGAACATCGTGCCTCACCGGACGCATCCGAAGGGTGCGACCAACAAAATCTACTGGGGCACCTTGCACACTGAAACCGTCGATGACATGAGAGGCAAGCTTCTGAAAGGTGAGATCCCCGAAGTCGATGAGACCTTTGCTTTCATGAATGTCGCATATCCGTGCTTGAATGAAAAGCAGCTGGCAATCGGGGAGACAACCATCGGAGGCAGGCGGGAGCTCGAGAATGATGACGGCCTGTTCCTCATCGAGGAGTTGGAGCGTATCGCCCTCGAGAGGTGCTCGACGGCCAGAGACGCGCTCCGCCTGATCGGCGAGTTGGTGAAAAAGTACGGTTACGGCGACAGCGGCGAGTGCATTACCATCGCCGACAAAAAGGAAGTCTGGCAGCTCGAAATCATGGGCGGCGGGCCCGGCGAACCCGGTTCCGTTTGGGCGGCGGCCCGCATCCCCGATGATCACGTCGGCGTTTCCGCAAACATACCCAGGATCAGCGAGATCAACCTCAAGGATCCCGACAACTACATGGCATCCGACAACGTTTTCTCGCTGGCCGAGAAGATGGGGTGGTGGAAAAAAGATGAGCCTTTCAAGTTCTGGAAGGCTTACAGCGGCAGAAGGCCCTTCTCGGATCGCGAGTTCTACATCCTGAGTACGCTGGCGCCGTCTCTCAACCTCAAGAGGGATGCCGAGGAGCTTCCCTTCAGCGTGAAGCCGGCCAAGCAGATGTCGGTAAGAGACGTCATGAAATATTATCGGGAAACCTACGAAGGGACCGATATGGACGCGACCAGGAATCTTATGGTCCCCAGGCGCGCGGGCCGGGGCGCCGCCGCCGGAACCGACGGTTCGGAGATGGTGAAGAGCCCGGTGGCCAGCGCCTGGATGGGCGGCGACCTGATCAATCTGCTGAACACACTCAAGCCCGGCACGGTCCAGGCCCCGCGAACCATCGCCATAGCCGGATGCGCCTACTCGCAGATCATCCAGGTGCGCGGCTGGCTGCCTGATGAGATCGGTGCGATCGCGTGGTTCTCCTTCGACAATCCGGCGCAGAGCCCCAGGATCCCGATTTTCTCGGGCGTGCTGTCGCTGCCGAAGAGTTTCGAGGTCGATTCCCAGAAGAAGTATCGCGAGGATTCGGCGAGCTGGGCTTTCCGGAAAGCGAACCGGCTCGCCACCATAAAGTGGGGCACGACCCGGAGGATCATGGAAGGCGCGGTAGCCGACTTCGAAACCAGGGCATTCGATGAGCTCCCGGCAATCGAAAAGATCGCGCAGGACATGCTCAAGAGCGATCCGTCCGAACAGGGACGCAAGAAGTGCCAGGATTTCGTCACTCGTTACAGCAACGATTTCGCGCGCGCCGCGATCGACAAGTGGAACGAGCTTGCAGACACTTTCTGGGGCATGTTTGCCAGGGGCTTTTGA